One window of the Rhipicephalus sanguineus isolate Rsan-2018 chromosome 2, BIME_Rsan_1.4, whole genome shotgun sequence genome contains the following:
- the LOC125757471 gene encoding uncharacterized protein LOC125757471 — protein MTTTGVEGSARMSATPFLQGMAQLRPPSPFDFDNPSSWPTWLLQFEDFSFATGLHVAPAEVQVHSMLYCMGPQARVVLVSTTLGEADMKDVAAVKKAFTHHFVHSPNKLYESTRFQRCTQQASETADAFFTALRKMVKSCNYPSPDVEERLVRENFLVGLLDRELSDKLCRNPKMTLHEALTYVCQHKDSGTYIATLSWHGKSTKQLLYVLATKTVPLLGFPGIQALGVCTFVDEVARTSQPTGDFCPDPSLFRGLGTLPEAYTIRLQPNATPFSLSVPRCIPLPLRGVVKTELDKLEAEGMIRRVDTPTDWCAGLVVVPKVSGGYRLCVDLTRLNKWNNASGLLGEATVFSKLDTTSSFHQVKLSPESQELTTFIIPFGRYCFLRLPFGITSAPEYFQRQMSRILEGQAGVVNKIDDILVFGKTRSEHDRRLRQVMDRLAKAGLTPFTPGVSRYAKSAR, from the exons ATGACGACAACCGGTGTTGAGGGCTCCGCCAGGATGTCAGCCACTCCGTTCTTGCAAGGCATGGCCCAGCTGCGTCCACCATCGCCGTTCGACTTCGACAACCCCAGCTCATGGCCTACAtggctgctgcagttcgaggacTTCTCTTTCGCTACCGGACTTCACGTCGCTCCGGCAGAGGTACAAGTGCACTCCATGCTTTATTGTATGGGCCCGCAAGCCAGGGTTGTCCTCGTGTCGACCACGCTAGGCGAGGCAGATATGAAAGACGTCGCCGCCGTGAAGAAGGCTTTCACCCACCACTTCGTGCACTCGCCGAACAAGCTGTACGAGTCAACGCGGTTCCAACGCTGTACGcagcaagctagtgaaacggccgacGCATTTTTTACGGCGCTCCGGAAAATGGTCAAGTCCTGCAACTATCCGTCGCCTGACGTCGAAGAGCGGCTCGTCCGAGAAAATTTTCTCGTGGGCTTGCTCGACCGCGAACTCTCGGACAAGCTCTGTCGGAACCCGAAAATGACGCTACACGAAGCGCTTACGTACGTTTGTCAGCACAAAGACTCAG GCACTTACATCGCTACCCTGTCGTGGCACGGAAAGTCAACCAAGCAGCTTCTCTACGTCCTAGCAACCAAGACGGTCCCGCTGCTAGGCTTCCCGGGAATCCAAGCCTTGGGCGTCTGCACGTTTGTTGACGAAGTCGCGAGGACTTCACAGCCCACTGGCGACTTTTGTCCCGATCCCAGTCTCTTCCGAGGACTTGGGACGCTCCCCGAAGCCTACACTATCAGGCTGCAACCCAATGCTACGCCTTTCTCGTTGAGCGTACCCCGGTGCATTCCACTCCCTCTCCGCGGCGTCGTCAAGACTGAGCTAGACAAGCTAGAAGCGGAGGGCATGATTCGTCGAGTGGACACACCCACTGACTGGTGTGCTGGGCTGGTTGTCGTCCCCAAGGTCTCGGGCGGCTATCGGCTGTGCGTGGACTTGACTCGCCTCAATAAG TGGAACAATGCCTCAGGATTGCTCGGAGAGGCTACAGTTTTCTCCAAGCTAGACACCACGTCAAGCTTCCACCAGGTCAAGCTGTCCCCCGAGTCCCAAGAATTGACCACATTTATAATCCCGTTTGGACGCTATTGTTTTCTCCGGCTGCCGTTTGGGATCACGTCTGCACCGGAATACTTCCAGCGGCAGATGTCCCGGATCCTCGAAGGCCAAGCGGGTGTGGTGAACAAGAttgacgacatcctcgtctttgGGAAGACACGCTCCGAGCATGACCGCCGTCTCCGACAAGTCATGGACCGGCTAGCAAAAGCAGGACTCACTCCATTTACCCCAGGTGTGTCCCGGTATGCCAAAAGTGCCAGGTAG